One window of the Eucalyptus grandis isolate ANBG69807.140 chromosome 6, ASM1654582v1, whole genome shotgun sequence genome contains the following:
- the LOC104450320 gene encoding glycosyltransferase family 92 protein RCOM_0530710 — translation MQHHHHHHHQPSSKPTAHHQHHLPALEAVAMRGKVRTASLLLLLALFAFLHVHLRPSPPLDPRLGLSNLSNLSNLSNLSLAYAVREAGSAPSRHVSSVPEESTDAVSILFPAWEVLVIAPPATAGGRGWRCVFQNNATSPATPAGVLPFTKRAMFKCRLPPSVRRLRPFFQPALTRSSSEEKEEGEGTFPATAAEELFRWSFLAYESLSTEDDVVLFVKGVNNRQGINRSPDELSCVFGDDPATAVRTAVTSSAQEVFRCAHPKLPAADSGTEIKIKITLEVARENRVTLIPSVAYYTPEQRRLAADGPRSLLCACTMVHNVAKFLKEWVMYHASVGVDRFLLYDNDSDDGLRSVVDDLSRGGYDVQVLTWPWPKTQEAGFSHGAIYANASCEWMAYVDVDEFVFAPAWNSSARPSKLMLTSLLPARDDPARNGQVSIKCYEFGPSHQKTHPPEGVTQGYTCRRRIEQRHKSVLRLDAADASLLNVIHHFRLKEGYRSRQVRLEDAVVNHYKYQAWSEFRTKFRRRVSAYVVDWTQAINPASKDRAPGLGFEPVEPRGWAQRFCEVWDDRLKALTRRWFGSESGSELNMAWQR, via the coding sequence AtgcagcatcatcatcatcatcatcatcaaccctCCTCGAAGCCGACCGCCCACCACCAGCACCACCTCCCCGCTCTCGAGGCCGTCGCCATGCGCGGCAAGGTCCGCaccgcctccctcctcctcctcctcgccctcTTCGCCTTCCTCCACGTCCACCTCCGCCCCTCTCCCCCACTCGACCCCCGGCTTGGCCTCTCCAACCTCTCCAACCTCTCCAACCTCTCCAACCTCTCCCTCGCCTACGCCGTCCGGGAGGCGGGGTCCGCCCCATCCCGCCACGTGTCCTCCGTCCCCGAGGAGTCGACCGACGCCGTCTCGATCCTGTTCCCCGCCTGGGAGGTGCTCGTCATCGCGCCCCCCGCGACGGCGGGCGGCCGCGGCTGGCGCTGCGTCTTCCAGAACAACGCCACCTCGCCGGCGACGCCCGCCGGGGTCCTCCCCTTCACGAAGCGGGCGATGTTCAAGTGCCGGCTCCCGCCCAGCGTCCGCCGCCTCCGGCCGTTCTTCCAGCCGGCGCTGACGCGGTCGTCCtcggaggagaaggaggagggtgAGGGGACGTTCCCGGCGACAGCGGCGGAGGAGCTCTTCCGGTGGAGCTTCCTCGCGTACGAGTCGCTGTCCACGGAGGACGACGTCGTCCTGTTCGTGAAGGGCGTGAACAACCGGCAAGGCATCAACAGGTCCCCGGACGAGCTGAGCTGCGTCTTCGGCGACGATCCGGCCACCGCCGTGAGGACCGCCGTCACGAGCTCCGCCCAGGAGGTCTTCCGTTGCGCGCACCCCAAGCTCCCCGCCGCCGACTCCGGAAcggaaatcaaaattaaaatcacGCTCGAAGTCGCGCGCGAGAATCGGGTGACACTGATCCCTTCGGTGGCGTACTACACCCCCGAGCAGCGCAGGTTAGCGGCGGACGGCCCCCGCTCGCTACTGTGCGCGTGCACGATGGTGCACAACGTGGCGAAGTTCCTAAAGGAGTGGGTGATGTACCACGCCAGCGTCGGCGTCGACCGCTTCTTGCTGTACGACAACGACAGCGACGACGGCCTCCGGTCGGTCGTCGACGACCTCAGCCGCGGCGGCTACGACGTCCAGGTCCTGACGTGGCCGTGGCCGAAGACGCAGGAGGCCGGCTTCTCCCACGGCGCGATATACGCGAACGCTTCGTGCGAATGGATGGCGTACGTGGACGTGGACGAGTTCGTCTTCGCTCCGGCGTGGAACAGCTCGGCGCGCCCCTCCAAGCTCATGCTGACCTCGCTGCTGCCGGCTCGGGACGACCCGGCTCGGAACGGACAGGTGTCGATCAAGTGCTACGAGTTCGGGCCGTCGCACCAGAAGACGCACCCGCCGGAGGGGGTGACGCAGGGGTACACGTGCCGGAGGAGGATAGAGCAGCGGCACAAGTCGGTGCTCCGGCTGGACGCCGCGGACGCCTCGCTGCTCAACGTGATCCACCACTTCAGGCTGAAGGAAGGGTACAGGTCGAGGCAGGTGAGGCTGGAGGACGCGGTGGTGAACCACTACAAATACCAGGCGTGGTCCGAGTTCAGGACCAAGTTCAGGAGGAGGGTCTCTGCCTACGTCGTGGACTGGACGCAGGCGATCAACCCGGCATCCAAGGACCGGGCCCCCGGGCTCGGGTTCGAGCCGGTCGAGCCCAGAGGTTGGGCCCAGCGGTTCTGCGAGGTTTGGGACGATAGGCTGAAGGCATTGACGCGGAGGTGGTTCGGGTCGGAGTCGGGTTCCGAACTCAACATGGCTTGGCAGagatga